From one Lycium barbarum isolate Lr01 chromosome 6, ASM1917538v2, whole genome shotgun sequence genomic stretch:
- the LOC132643940 gene encoding serine/arginine-rich splicing factor RSZ21-like, translating to MAHQDGNFSGYASRGGASQAGLISIILATPSNRRGYTGSSTSMSQPREVNCYECGNLGHFARECPKPRQSGTQQDSKFQTPKTATPSASRGGHYSRGGAPTGRGGSQSA from the exons ATGGCCCATCAGGATGGCAATTTTAGTGGTTATGCTTCTAGAGGTGGGGCCAGTCAAGCAGGACTCATCAGCATTATCCTGGCCACCCCATCCA ACCGTAGAGGTTATACCGGCTCTTCGACTTCTATGTCACAGCCCCGAGAGGTTAACTGCTATGAGTGTGGCAACTTGGGCCATTTTGCTAGAGAGTGTCCCAAGCCTAGACAGAGTGGAACCCAACAGGATTCCAAATTTCAGACTCCCAAGACTGCAACACCTTCAGCGAGCAGGGGTGGACATTATAGTAGGGGCGGTGCTCCTACAGGCCGTGGTGGTTCTCAGTCTGCTTGA